The DNA sequence GAGCAAGGCGAGGCCGATGAGGGCCAAGGAAGTGCGAACGTAGCTGAGCAGGGTGCGCTCTTCTGATAGCGAGGTACGCTCTTCACTTAAGATGTCTTGCTCTGTTTTCGTAAGTCCAAAAGGGTGGTCGTCGTTAAATGCTGAGAACTCTTCTCGTTGCCTGCTTTTTTCGTTCCCCCTTTTTTTCTTGCGCTTGCTTGCCATGTAGCGAACTCTCTCCTTCCTTCCTTTAAATTTTTTTTCTTTTTCTCAAGCCGTTCGTTGTACACCAATCGTTATGCTTCGTGAGAGCGGGGCGTTTGCAAAGAAGAAGGACAGCAAGGAAGAAATAGCGTAAAGGCCAGTTCCCCGTTTCGGCAAGAGCCATTGGTCGAGGTAAGCGTTGCACAGGTCGTCTTACAAAGCCCACCCCCACCACACCACCTGCATTTGTGTTTTCTCTTGAGTAGTAAAAAACAGAAGTTTTTTAAATGGTTGGTCGTCTCCCGTCTTACAACGATGGTTCTTGAGTATACCACTAGAACGGATCCTTTGGAAGAAGCTGATAGTCGGGGCGTGCTCATCGTTTCCGGTATTGAAGCGCTCGGCAACAGGTTGGAGAACCTCGTAGGACCGTATGCGCATTTCTACCGCCTCTCAAGCCCGCTGGGTAGCCATCACTACGATGTCTTGCTCGGCCAGGGACAATCGCCACTGTCAGCGAAGCATCAGGATGCTTCCCTGCTAAGCAAAGAATGGTAC is a window from the Candidatus Woesearchaeota archaeon genome containing:
- a CDS encoding DUF202 domain-containing protein gives rise to the protein MASKRKKKRGNEKSRQREEFSAFNDDHPFGLTKTEQDILSEERTSLSEERTLLSYVRTSLALIGLALLLLKFYGDAHDKANENPSLWVWISAILFVLAVLIVLEEVWRLKHLRRERELLIRSLVRQRERQN